Within the Aeromicrobium sp. Root236 genome, the region CAGCACCTACGTCGTGCCGACCCGCGTCACCGCGGCGCTCTGGTCCCTGCTGGCCGACGAGCCGTCGGTCCGGCTCCTGGGCGAGGTCCGCGACCGGGCCGGACGACCGGGCGTGGGCGTCTCGGTCATCCCGGCCGACCGCGACCACTACCGGCTCGTGCTGATCATCAGCCCGCGCACGGGCCAGCTGCTGGGCACCGAGGAGATCCTGATCAAGCGCGTGCCGGAGCTCGACGTGAGCGCCCCGGCCATCACCCAGTTCACGGCGTTCCTGAGCGCGGAGCGGGTCAGCCGGGCGGGGCCGGCGGCGCCATGACGCACGAAGTTCTGCCAACGCTGTGAATACGCGGCTTGGAGTGTGATGGGAAGGCAGACGCCCCCACCTAGGAGCCGCTTTGATCACGATGGCAACGCTCGCCGTGTCCCCCGACCGCAGTGCCGCGGTGTGGATCACCGGCCGCCGAGGTCACGCCAACCTGACCCACCTCGCCGCGGTCATCTTCGACGACGTCGACGAGGAGTACGAGCGCGTGCAGCAGACCCTCGCGCACCGCTATCTCTACGCACCGGCGCCGGCCGCGGCCACCTACGCCCGTGCTCTCGGCCTGCGCCCGGCCGCGATCCGCAACCTGCGTGAGCCGGCGCGGGCGCTGCAGGCCGCGGTCTGGGCGAGTCATCGTGACCAGGTGTGCTGCGATCCCAGCGTGCAGCACCCGGAGCCGCGGATGCGGCCGATCCCCGGCCACGACCTGCGGGCTCCCGGCAGCGAGCTCGCCCTGATGGCCGCGCCACTCGCCGCCAACCACCTGCTCGCGATGTGGCAGGCCTGGCTCGATGCGGAGTGCGAGCGGGCGCTCAGGCACCGGCTCGGCTCGGCTGACCTCGAGGGTCCCGACGTGCGCATCGTCCCTGACGAGTTCGTCCTCGCGGAGCAGCTCGTCGCCGCCTGACCCACACTCCCCTGCGCCCGGGACACCGGGGGTGAGCTCGCCCGGTCTCGACGGAGACCAATCCAGGTGGTCGCCGGCGGCGAACCACCCGTGTGAACACGACAACGAGGAGCCCATGGTGGGCCGGCGCGCTTGCGGGCGTGCTGGCCGCCGCGGCCGGAGTGGCCACCGGTACGGCGGTGGCTGCGCTTCTCGACGGCGTGCCGTCACCGATCGAGTCGGTGGGCAACCGGGCCATCGACCTGGCGCCACCGATGCTCAAGGACTTCGCGGTCGAGCGGTTCGGCACCCATGACAAGCCGGTGCTCATCGGCGGCGTCGTCGCCACCCTGGCCCTGCTCGCGGCCGTCGCCGGCGTCATCGGGCGCACCCGGCCGGCGATCGCCACCGGCGGCGTCGCGGTCATCGGGCTGGTCGCCGTGGCCGCCGCAGCGGTCGATCGCACGGCCACCGCCGGCCGCGCCCTGACCCTCGTGCCCTCGCTGCTGACCCTGGCCGTCAGCCTCGCCGCGCTCGCGCTCCTCCTGGTCACCCTCAGGCGTACGCGGGAGGCCGCTCCCGCAGGACTGTTGCGCCGCGACTTCCTCAAGGCCGTGATCGGCGTCGGCGCGCTCGTGATCGTCGGCGGCGTCGTCAACAAGCTGTACGGCACCGCGGCAGCCGTCGCCTCACGGGCCGGGATCCGCCTGCCGAAACCCGCCGTCGCCGCCCCGCCGGTGCCCGCCGGGACGCAGGTCGACGTGACCGGCATCAGCCCCTACGTCACCGCGAACCGCGACTTCTACCGCGTCGACACCGCCCTCCGCATCCCCGACGTGCCGGCCGAGGGCTGGAACCTCCGCATCCATGGCATGGTCGACAACGAGGTCAACCTCAGCTTCCGCGAGCTCCTCGACATGCCGCTCGTCGAGCACCGCGTCACGTTGACGTGCGTGTCCAACGAGGTCGGCGGCCCCTACGTCGGCAACGCCGTGTGGACCGGCGTGCTCGTCAAGGACCTCCTCGAGCAGGCCGGCGTGAAGCCCGGCGCCGACGCAGTCAAGAGCACCAGCGCCGACAAGTGGACCGCGGGCACACCGCTGGAGGCCCTCACCGACGACCGCAGCTCGATGGTCGCGATCGGCATGAACGGCGAGCCCCTGCCGCTCGCGCACGGCTTCCCCGCCCGCCTCGTCGTCCCCGGCCTGTACGGCTACGTCTCGGCGACCAAGTGGCTCGTCGACCTCGAGGTGAGCCGCTTCGCGGACTTCAAGGCGTACTGGACCACGCGGGAGTACGACGCCGAGGCGCCCATCAAGTTCTCCTCGCGCATCGACGTGCCCAAGTCGTTCCAGACCTTCCCGGCCGACCGCGTTCGCGTGGGCGGCGTCGCGTGGGCGCAGACCGTCGGCATCGAGCAGGTCGAGGTGCGCGTCGACAAGGGCCCGTGGCAGGTCGCGAAGCTCGGCGCCGAGGACACCGTCGAGACCTGGCGCCAGTGGAGCTGGCAGTGGGACGACGCGACGCCCGGCAACCACTCCCTCACCGTCCGCGCCACCACGAAGGACGGCGACACCCAGACCTCCGAGCGGGCGAGCATTCGCCCGAACGGGACGACCGGCTGGCACAGCGTCCAGTTCCGCGTCGAGTAGCACGACCCCAACCCCAACAAGGAGAGATGAAGATGCGTACAACTGTGAAGACCTTCGCCGTCACGGCGGCCGTCTCGTTGTCGTTGTTCACCGCGGCGTGCGGCTCGAGCGACAACAAGTCGGAGGATGCCGCACCCAAGGCGGAGTCCACCAGCTCGGCCGCGGCCGATCCGGCCGCCGACCTCGTCGGTGCCGGCTGTGCCGACTACGCCAAGGCCGTGCCCGAGGGCAAGGGCTCGGTCAGCGGCATGTCGCAGGACCCGGTCGCGACAGCTGCGAGCAACAACCCGCTGCTGAAGACCCTCGTCAAGGCCGTGTCCGGTCAGCTGAACCCCGACGTCAACCTCGTCGACACGCTCAACGGCGACGAGTTCACGGTGTTCGCACCGGTCGACTCGGCGTTCGCCAAGCTGGACGCGAAGACGCTCAAGACGCTCAGCACCCCCGCGGGCGCGGACACGTTGACGAGCGTCCTGACGTACCACGTGATCCCCGGGCAGATCGCTCCGGCGGACATCGACGGAACGCACAAGACCGTCAACGGTGCCGACCTCGAGGTCACCGGTTCGGGCAACGACATCAAGGTCGGCGGCGGCCAGGCCACCGTCATCTGCGGCGGCGTCAAGACCGCCAACGCGACGGTCTACCTGATCGACAACGTCCTGATGCCCCCCGCCTGACGGATCGCCTCGCGACGATGGGCCGTCTCCCTCACGGGAGGCGGCCCATCGCCATGTCCGGGTGCGTCAGCGGCGCGGCGGGAGGGGGAAGAACCCCGACGTGCGCTCCATGTACGCCCGATAGCCGGGGCGCTCCGCCATGTGGCGCTCGAGGACCCGCTTGCCCGAGCCGAAGGCGAGCAGGTAGACCATGAGCGCCGGCGACAGGATCGTCAGCACGCCGGGCCAGTGCTCCGCGGCGACGAGGAACAGGCCGACCCAGACGCAGGCGTCGCCGAAGTAGTTGGGGTGGCGGGTCCAGCCCCACAGGCCACGGTCCATGACCGGGCCCCGGTCGGGATCAGCCTTGTAGGCCGCGAGCTGCCGGTCGCCGATCCCCTCGAACGCGAGTCCGACGAGCCACAGCAGCACGCCGACGTACCCAAGGACGCCGACGGCGCCGGTGGTCAGCGAGCCCACCATGACCGGGAGCGCGACGAAGAACGCGATGCCGCACTGCAGGACGTACACGATGAGGACGATGCCCAGCTCGCCCCGGCCCTCGAGCAGCTTCGCGTACCGCGGGTCCTCCCCGTGACCGCGGCTGCGCAGGCCGATGTGCACGGCGAGCCGCAGTCCCCAGGCGACGGTCATCACGAGGAGCAGCCAACGGCGGAGGTCGTGACCGTGGCCGGCCGATCCCGCGAAGGCCGCCACGGCGGCGCAGCAGAACAGCAGACCCCACGCGACGTCGATGACGTTGTGGCGGCCGATGCGCCTGGCGATCGCGTACGTGACGAGCAGCGTGACCGCGATCGCCGCGGCCGCTCCGATCAGTGTGTGGGCGAGTGCGCTGCCGTCGATCTCGGACATGGTTGACTCCTGGTCAGGTCGTCGGGTTGGTGGTCGGGACGCGGCGCAGGCCGCAGGCCCTTGAGGAACAGCCGGATGCCATGGACGCGGATCATCAGGTCGACGGTCCCGTTGGCCCACGGCTTGCGCAACGCGGAGGCGAGCCGGGCGTCAGCGCGTCGGGTGCCCCGCATCGTCGCGACGAAAGGGGCGCGATCGGGCCGGCGGAGCGTCACGGTGACCGCGAGCTCCGCACCGGGAGCCGGGACGACGAGCTCGTAGCTCCCGTCGACGCCGTGGAACGGCGACACGTAGAACGTCTTGTCGGTCGTCGCGCGCCCGTTCGCGGCGGGCTCCAGCAAATAGCAGCGCCGGCCGCCGTACGTGTTGCGGACCTCGGCCACGACGTGGGTGAGGGTGCCGTCGCCGTCGTGGCAGTAGAAGAGGCTGAGCGGGTTGAAGACATGGCCGAGCACCCGCGGGCTCGCGAGCATACGGACGGTCACCGGCGGTTGGACGCCGCGCTCGGCGAGCCAGTGGTCGACGTTGCCGCGCAGCGAGCGGGCCGGGTCACCCAGGTGGTCGCGGGAGCTGAAGGAGCACAGCCTCCGCAGTGGCCCGGCGAGCCGCGGCACGTCGTCGAGGTCGACGAGCCAGGTGCGGCCGCGGTTCGTGAAGGCGTACTCGAACCCGTCACGCCGGCGGTGGCCGATCGTGACGTCGTAGCTCGCGAGCGCCTCGCTCACCAAGTGGCACCCAGGCTCTTCGCCGCGGCGACGCCCGAGCGGCAGCCGTCCTCGTGGAATCCCCAGCCGTGGTACGCCCCGGCGTAGGCGATGACGCCGTCGTTGAGCGCCGGCAGGTCGGCGCGCGTGGCGACCGACTCGGGGGTGAAGACCGGGTGCTCGTAGAGCATCGACGCGATCTCGTGGCCGGGATCGACCGGCTCGTCGCCGTTGAGCGTGACGAGATAGCGCGACCGGCCCGGCAGCCTCTGCAGGCGCGTCATGTCGTACGTGACGTTGACCTGGTCACCCGCGGCCTCGCACGTCGGCATCTGGTAGTTCCAGGCGGCCTGGGCCCGGGGCAACGGCGGGAGGACCGAGGCGTCGGTGTGCAGCGCGACGCGGTTCTTCGAGTACGTCCAGGCGCCCAGCGCGGCGGACTCGGCCGTGGTGGGCTCGGCCAGCATCCGGAGCGCCTGGTCAGGATGCGTCGCGATGACGACGGCGTCGAACTCCGCCGCCTGGTTGTCGGCGTCGATGATCCTGACGCCCTGGCCGGTCCGGGTGACGGAGACGACGGGAGACAGCAGGTTGACTGCCGAGAGCTGCTTGCCGACCTTCTCCACGTAGCTCGCCGATCCTCCGGTGACGGTCCGCCAAGGGTGCGAGCCGCGTACGGACAGCATGCCGTGGTTGGCGAGGAACTCGAACAGGTAGCGCGCCGGATAGGTGCCGGCCTCGGCCGGGGCGCACGACCAGACGCACGCCACCATGGGCACCACGAAGTGGGTGCGGAAGTAGCGGCTGAACCGGCCCTCCGCCAGGAACTCGTCGAGGGTCATCTCCACCGAGGCGGTCTCGGCGAGGTGCCGCCGGGCGCGGCGGTGGAAGCGCTTGACCTCGGTCAGCAGGTAGAGGAAGCGCGGCTTCGCCGCGTTGCGGAGCGTCGGGAAGAGTCCGCTCGCGCCGAGCGCTCCGGCGTACTGCAGCCCACATCCGCCGCAGCGGATCGACATGCTCATCTCGGACTCCTGCGTCTCGACGCCGAGCTCGTCGAACAGGCGGGTCAGGTTCGGGTACGTCTGCCGGTTGTGCACGATGAAGCCGCTGTCGACGTTGAGGGACCGGCCGTCAGGATCGAGCAGCTCGTGTGTGTGGGCATGTCCCCCGAGCCGCCCGTCCGCCTCGTACATCGTGACGTCGGCGACGCGTTGGAGGAGGTAGGCGGCGGTGAGGCCCGCCACCCCGCTCCCGATGACGGCGACCTGTCGTCTGCCCATGGTGAACTCCCTGCTCCGATTGACCGGTACTACAGGGAGTTCGGAGCAGGTGGGCGTACGGATTGGTCAGCGGTTCACACCGGGACGTCGAGGACCGGTGCCGTCGTCGGCTTGTCGGAGCCACCGCTCGGCTCGACCGTCACCGCGAGCTGGTCCGCGCTGGCCAGGTCCTTCATGATCATCTCGCCCGATCGCGAGAACGTGCCCTGCGACTCTGCCTTGGCGCTCTTGATGAGCCACACCTGGTAGACCTTGCCGTCGGCGAGGGCCGGCAGGTCGCGGGCAACGACCACGGCGGCGTCACGCTTCTTGGACGTCACGAGGCGAACCGTCCCCCCGTTGGGGAAGTCCTGCGCCGACGTGGCGGCGTCGGCCGCGCCGAGCACGGACGTGATGGCGTCGATCCGCTGCTCGCGGTCCTGGACCCGGTCACGCTCGACGAGGTAGCCCCCACCGCCGGCGGCGGCCAGCACGAGGGCGGCCGCCGCGACGAGCTGCGGCAGCCTGCGTCGGAGCCCGGTGCGAGCGCTCAGCGAGGTGACGATCGGCCGGTCCTGCGGGACCGACCCGATCGCGGACAGCAGTCGCTCGCGGAGGGCGGCAGGCGGTTCCTGACTCTGCGCCTCACCGAGCCGTGTCGCGGTCTCCTGCAGACCCCCGAGCTCAGCGCTGCAGTCGGGACAGTGCTCGAGGTGCGCCTCGAACCGGTTGCGTTCGTCGGGATCGAGCGCGTCGAGGACGTACGGTGCGAGAAGAGAGTGCAGGTCGGTGGTCATGCCGGAACTCCGATGCAGTCGCGCAGGCGGACGAGGCCGTCGCGGATCCGGGTCTTGATGGTGGCGGGGTTGACGTCGAGGACCTGTGCCACCTCGGCGTACGTGTGGCCGTTGTAGTAGGCCAGGTTGACGGCCTCGCGCTGGAGCTCGGTGAGCCCTTCGAGGCAGCGGCGCACCTGTTCGTGCTCGAGCGTCGCGCTCACGGTCTCCTCGACCTCGTCGTAGTCCGGGCCGTTCGACCAGTCGTAGCTGTTCTCGCGGTTGGTCGCCGCCTGATCGTGCCGGACGGCGTCGACAGCGCGCCGGTGGGCAAGCGTCATGACCCAACCACGTGCGCTCCCCCGCACCGGGTCGAACCGTGCTGCCGACTGCCAGACCTGGATGAAGACCTCTTGGGCGATCTCCTCGGCCCGTGCCGGATCGCGCACGACCCGGCGCGCCATTCCGTAGACCGAGGCGCCGAGCAGGTCATAGACGGCGACAAAGGCCTGCTCGTCACCGCGCCCCACACGGACGAGCAGCTCAGCGGCATCGCCCGCCGGCTCGTCGGACGACGCGTCGGCGAGGCGCAGGTGCGCGGCGCTGCGGGTCACGTGGCTCTCCGATCGGAATGGCTTCTTGCCAATCATTCGAAGCTGCCTCCGTCGCGGATGGGTCGCACGCGCACCTTTTGTGCGGGCCCGCGCCTGCATCATCGCACTCGCGGGGTCCTGCCGCGCCTCACGAGCGGTGACGGGCCAGGAACTCCGCGGTGCGCGCGCTCTTGGGCGCCGTGAACAGCTGCTCCGGCGGACCGGACTCCTCGATGCGCCCGTCGGCCATGAAGACGATGCGGTCGGCCACCTCGCGGGCGAACGCCATCTCGTGCGTCGCCATGACGATGGTCATCCCCTCGGTCCGCAGGTCACGGATGACGTCCAGCACCTCGCCGACCAGCATCGGGTCGAGCGCCGAGGTGATCTCGTCGAGCAGGAGGACCTCGGGCCGCATCGCGATCGCGCGTACGAGCGCGACCCGCTGCTGCTGGCCTCCGGAAAGGGCGTCGGGGTAGGCCCCGGCGCGGTCCTCGAGGCCGATCCGGGCCAGGAGCCGGTGCGCGTCGGCCACGGCCTCGGCACGACTCCGCCCACCGGCCTTGACCGGAGCCAGGACGATGTTGTCGAGCACGGTCTTGTGCGGGAACAGGTTGTAGGCCTGGAAGACGATGCCGATCCGGCGCCGGATCGCGTCGACGTCGACGCGCGGATCGGTGATCTCGGCATCGCCGAGCCAGATGTCACCGTCGTCGACCTGCTCCAACAGGTTGAGGCAGCGCAGGAGCGTCGACTTCCCCGAACCGGAAGCCCCGATGAGGCAGACGACCTCGCCCTCGGCGACCTCGAGGTCGATGCCCTTGAGCACCTCGGTGCCGTTGAACGACTTGCGGACCGCCTCAGCCCTC harbors:
- a CDS encoding molybdopterin-dependent oxidoreductase, which encodes MNTTTRSPWWAGALAGVLAAAAGVATGTAVAALLDGVPSPIESVGNRAIDLAPPMLKDFAVERFGTHDKPVLIGGVVATLALLAAVAGVIGRTRPAIATGGVAVIGLVAVAAAAVDRTATAGRALTLVPSLLTLAVSLAALALLLVTLRRTREAAPAGLLRRDFLKAVIGVGALVIVGGVVNKLYGTAAAVASRAGIRLPKPAVAAPPVPAGTQVDVTGISPYVTANRDFYRVDTALRIPDVPAEGWNLRIHGMVDNEVNLSFRELLDMPLVEHRVTLTCVSNEVGGPYVGNAVWTGVLVKDLLEQAGVKPGADAVKSTSADKWTAGTPLEALTDDRSSMVAIGMNGEPLPLAHGFPARLVVPGLYGYVSATKWLVDLEVSRFADFKAYWTTREYDAEAPIKFSSRIDVPKSFQTFPADRVRVGGVAWAQTVGIEQVEVRVDKGPWQVAKLGAEDTVETWRQWSWQWDDATPGNHSLTVRATTKDGDTQTSERASIRPNGTTGWHSVQFRVE
- a CDS encoding fasciclin domain-containing protein produces the protein MRTTVKTFAVTAAVSLSLFTAACGSSDNKSEDAAPKAESTSSAAADPAADLVGAGCADYAKAVPEGKGSVSGMSQDPVATAASNNPLLKTLVKAVSGQLNPDVNLVDTLNGDEFTVFAPVDSAFAKLDAKTLKTLSTPAGADTLTSVLTYHVIPGQIAPADIDGTHKTVNGADLEVTGSGNDIKVGGGQATVICGGVKTANATVYLIDNVLMPPA
- a CDS encoding DUF1295 domain-containing protein: MSEIDGSALAHTLIGAAAAIAVTLLVTYAIARRIGRHNVIDVAWGLLFCCAAVAAFAGSAGHGHDLRRWLLLVMTVAWGLRLAVHIGLRSRGHGEDPRYAKLLEGRGELGIVLIVYVLQCGIAFFVALPVMVGSLTTGAVGVLGYVGVLLWLVGLAFEGIGDRQLAAYKADPDRGPVMDRGLWGWTRHPNYFGDACVWVGLFLVAAEHWPGVLTILSPALMVYLLAFGSGKRVLERHMAERPGYRAYMERTSGFFPLPPRR
- a CDS encoding DUF1365 domain-containing protein, which produces MSEALASYDVTIGHRRRDGFEYAFTNRGRTWLVDLDDVPRLAGPLRRLCSFSSRDHLGDPARSLRGNVDHWLAERGVQPPVTVRMLASPRVLGHVFNPLSLFYCHDGDGTLTHVVAEVRNTYGGRRCYLLEPAANGRATTDKTFYVSPFHGVDGSYELVVPAPGAELAVTVTLRRPDRAPFVATMRGTRRADARLASALRKPWANGTVDLMIRVHGIRLFLKGLRPAPRPDHQPDDLTRSQPCPRSTAAHSPTH
- a CDS encoding NAD(P)/FAD-dependent oxidoreductase gives rise to the protein MGRRQVAVIGSGVAGLTAAYLLQRVADVTMYEADGRLGGHAHTHELLDPDGRSLNVDSGFIVHNRQTYPNLTRLFDELGVETQESEMSMSIRCGGCGLQYAGALGASGLFPTLRNAAKPRFLYLLTEVKRFHRRARRHLAETASVEMTLDEFLAEGRFSRYFRTHFVVPMVACVWSCAPAEAGTYPARYLFEFLANHGMLSVRGSHPWRTVTGGSASYVEKVGKQLSAVNLLSPVVSVTRTGQGVRIIDADNQAAEFDAVVIATHPDQALRMLAEPTTAESAALGAWTYSKNRVALHTDASVLPPLPRAQAAWNYQMPTCEAAGDQVNVTYDMTRLQRLPGRSRYLVTLNGDEPVDPGHEIASMLYEHPVFTPESVATRADLPALNDGVIAYAGAYHGWGFHEDGCRSGVAAAKSLGATW
- a CDS encoding anti-sigma factor domain-containing protein, translated to MTTDLHSLLAPYVLDALDPDERNRFEAHLEHCPDCSAELGGLQETATRLGEAQSQEPPAALRERLLSAIGSVPQDRPIVTSLSARTGLRRRLPQLVAAAALVLAAAGGGGYLVERDRVQDREQRIDAITSVLGAADAATSAQDFPNGGTVRLVTSKKRDAAVVVARDLPALADGKVYQVWLIKSAKAESQGTFSRSGEMIMKDLASADQLAVTVEPSGGSDKPTTAPVLDVPV
- the sigK gene encoding ECF RNA polymerase sigma factor SigK encodes the protein MTRSAAHLRLADASSDEPAGDAAELLVRVGRGDEQAFVAVYDLLGASVYGMARRVVRDPARAEEIAQEVFIQVWQSAARFDPVRGSARGWVMTLAHRRAVDAVRHDQAATNRENSYDWSNGPDYDEVEETVSATLEHEQVRRCLEGLTELQREAVNLAYYNGHTYAEVAQVLDVNPATIKTRIRDGLVRLRDCIGVPA
- a CDS encoding amino acid ABC transporter ATP-binding protein; the encoded protein is MLRAEAVRKSFNGTEVLKGIDLEVAEGEVVCLIGASGSGKSTLLRCLNLLEQVDDGDIWLGDAEITDPRVDVDAIRRRIGIVFQAYNLFPHKTVLDNIVLAPVKAGGRSRAEAVADAHRLLARIGLEDRAGAYPDALSGGQQQRVALVRAIAMRPEVLLLDEITSALDPMLVGEVLDVIRDLRTEGMTIVMATHEMAFAREVADRIVFMADGRIEESGPPEQLFTAPKSARTAEFLARHRS